The following proteins are encoded in a genomic region of Actinomadura sp. NAK00032:
- the sufD gene encoding Fe-S cluster assembly protein SufD produces the protein MGLDTKPLSTLHEKASYDVADFEVPTGREEEWRFTPLRRLRGLHKGTAEEGGKVVTEAEAAPEVTVETVGRDDPRVGKSYVPADRVSAQAWNSFTEATVVTVPKEAVASAPTVLRRRGEDGSAAAYGHTTVIVEPFAEATVVLTHRGPATYADNVEFVVGDGARLSVISLQDWADGAVHVSHQHARLGRDARFVSHNISLGGDVVRISPSVAYDGPGGDAELYGVYFVDGGQHLEHRLLVDHTVPHCRSRVDYRGALQDQDAHAVWIGDVIIRAEAEGTDTYELNRNLVLTDGTRVDSVPNLEILTGEVAGAGHASASGRLDDEHLFYLQARGITFDDARRMVVRGYLGQLVDRIEVAEVRDKVREAIEEELDQGAAR, from the coding sequence ATGGGGCTCGACACCAAGCCTCTCTCGACGCTGCACGAGAAGGCGTCCTACGACGTCGCCGACTTCGAGGTCCCGACGGGCCGCGAGGAGGAGTGGCGGTTCACCCCGCTGCGCCGCCTGCGCGGCCTGCACAAGGGCACCGCCGAGGAGGGCGGCAAGGTCGTGACGGAGGCCGAGGCGGCCCCCGAGGTCACGGTGGAGACCGTCGGCCGCGACGACCCGCGGGTCGGCAAGTCCTACGTGCCCGCCGACCGGGTCAGCGCCCAGGCGTGGAACTCCTTCACCGAGGCCACCGTCGTGACCGTCCCGAAGGAGGCCGTCGCCTCGGCGCCGACCGTCCTGCGGCGGCGCGGCGAGGACGGCTCCGCCGCCGCCTACGGGCACACCACCGTGATCGTGGAGCCGTTCGCCGAGGCGACCGTGGTCCTGACGCACCGCGGCCCGGCGACCTACGCCGACAACGTCGAGTTCGTCGTCGGCGACGGCGCCCGGCTGTCGGTGATCAGCCTGCAGGACTGGGCCGACGGCGCCGTGCACGTGTCGCACCAGCACGCCCGGCTCGGCCGCGACGCCCGGTTCGTCTCGCACAACATCTCGCTCGGCGGCGACGTCGTGCGGATCTCGCCGTCGGTCGCCTACGACGGGCCCGGCGGCGACGCCGAGCTGTACGGGGTCTACTTCGTGGACGGTGGCCAGCACCTGGAGCACCGCCTCCTGGTCGACCACACCGTGCCGCACTGCCGCAGCCGCGTCGACTACCGCGGCGCCCTGCAGGACCAGGACGCGCACGCCGTCTGGATCGGCGACGTGATCATCCGCGCGGAGGCGGAGGGCACCGACACCTACGAGCTGAACCGCAACCTCGTCCTCACCGACGGGACGCGGGTCGACTCCGTGCCGAACCTGGAGATCCTCACCGGCGAGGTCGCCGGCGCCGGGCACGCCTCGGCGTCCGGCCGGCTGGACGACGAGCACCTGTTCTACCTGCAGGCGCGCGGCATCACCTTCGACGACGCGCGCCGCATGGTCGTGCGGGGCTACCTCGGCCAGCTCGTCGACCGCATCGAGGTCGCCGAGGTCCGCGACAAGGTCCGCGAGGCCATCGAGGAGGAGCTGGACCAGGGAGCGGCTCGATGA
- the sufB gene encoding Fe-S cluster assembly protein SufB, with amino-acid sequence MTTAAHPELEGLDRYKFGWADSDEAGASARRGLNEDVVRDISGKKDEPEWMLDLRLKGLRLFSKKPMPTWGSDLSDIDFDNIKYFVRSTEAQAASWEELPEDIKNTYDKLGIPEAEKQRLIAGVAAQYESEVVYHKIREDLEEKGVIFVDTDTGLREHPEIFQEYFGSVIPVGDNKFAALNTAVWSGGSFIYVPPGVHVEIPLQAYFRINTENMGQFERTLIIADEGSYVHYVEGCTAPIYKSDSLHSAVVEIVVKKDARVRYTTIQNWSNNVYNLVTKRAVAYEGATMEWVDGNIGSKVTMKYPAVYLLGEHAKGETLSIAFAGEDQHQDAGAKMVHAAPNTSSSIISKSVARGGGRTSYRGLVQIQEGAEHSKSTVKCDALLVDQISRSDTYPYVDVREDDVEMGHEATVSKVSEQQLFYLMSRGLTEDEAMAMIVRGFVEPIARELPMEYALELNRLIELQMEGAVG; translated from the coding sequence ATGACTACGGCAGCCCACCCCGAACTCGAGGGGCTGGACAGGTACAAGTTCGGCTGGGCCGACTCCGACGAGGCCGGCGCCTCGGCGCGACGCGGCCTGAACGAGGACGTCGTCCGCGACATCTCGGGCAAGAAGGACGAGCCCGAGTGGATGCTCGACCTCCGCCTCAAGGGGCTGCGGCTGTTCAGCAAGAAGCCGATGCCCACCTGGGGCTCGGACCTGTCGGACATCGACTTCGACAACATCAAGTACTTCGTGCGCTCCACCGAGGCGCAGGCCGCGTCCTGGGAGGAACTGCCCGAGGACATCAAGAACACCTACGACAAGCTCGGCATCCCCGAGGCCGAGAAGCAGCGCCTCATCGCCGGCGTCGCCGCGCAGTACGAGTCGGAGGTCGTCTACCACAAGATCCGCGAGGACCTTGAGGAGAAGGGCGTCATCTTCGTCGACACCGACACCGGCCTGCGCGAGCACCCGGAGATCTTCCAGGAGTACTTCGGCTCCGTGATCCCGGTCGGCGACAACAAGTTCGCCGCGCTCAACACCGCCGTGTGGTCGGGCGGCTCGTTCATCTACGTCCCGCCGGGCGTGCACGTGGAGATCCCGCTCCAGGCCTACTTCCGGATCAACACCGAGAACATGGGCCAGTTCGAGCGGACGCTGATCATCGCCGACGAGGGCTCCTACGTCCACTACGTCGAGGGCTGCACCGCCCCGATCTACAAGTCGGACTCGCTGCACTCCGCCGTCGTGGAGATCGTCGTGAAGAAGGACGCCCGCGTCCGCTACACGACCATCCAGAACTGGTCGAACAACGTCTACAACCTGGTGACCAAGCGCGCCGTCGCCTACGAGGGCGCCACCATGGAGTGGGTCGACGGCAACATCGGCTCCAAGGTCACCATGAAGTACCCGGCCGTCTACCTGCTCGGCGAGCACGCCAAGGGCGAGACCCTGTCGATCGCGTTCGCCGGCGAGGACCAGCACCAGGACGCCGGCGCCAAGATGGTGCACGCCGCGCCGAACACCTCCAGCAGCATCATCTCCAAGTCGGTGGCGCGCGGCGGGGGCCGCACGTCCTACCGCGGGCTGGTGCAGATCCAGGAGGGCGCCGAGCACAGCAAGTCCACCGTCAAGTGCGACGCGCTGCTGGTCGACCAGATCAGCCGGTCCGACACCTACCCCTACGTCGACGTCCGCGAGGATGACGTGGAGATGGGCCACGAGGCCACCGTCTCCAAGGTGTCGGAGCAGCAGCTGTTCTACCTGATGAGCCGCGGCCTCACCGAGGACGAGGCGATGGCGATGATCGTGCGCGGGTTCGTCGAGCCCATCGCGCGGGAGCTGCCGATGGAGTACGCCCTCGAGCTGAACCGGCTCATCGAGCTGCAGATGGAAGGAGCCGTCGGCTGA
- a CDS encoding metalloregulator ArsR/SmtB family transcription factor → MPSSAGHTERDTRARVARLILEHGPVTASTLGERVGLTPAAIRRHLDALLAEGMIEVRKARVPQTRRGRGRPAKWFAITDAGRSAFVHAYDDLATSALRFIADTAGEHAVAEFARRQIADLERRYRPVVQDAPPQQRVRTLAEALSGDGYAAAAAKAPQPGGGEQLCQHHCPVAHVAAEFPQLCEAETEAFSRLLGTPVQRLATIAHGDGICTTHVSPADLCADRARDDDDAT, encoded by the coding sequence GTGCCGTCGTCCGCCGGTCACACCGAGCGCGACACGCGCGCCCGGGTGGCCCGGCTGATCCTCGAGCACGGCCCGGTCACGGCGTCCACGCTGGGGGAGCGCGTCGGCCTCACGCCGGCCGCGATCCGCCGGCACCTGGACGCGCTGCTCGCCGAGGGCATGATCGAGGTCCGCAAGGCACGGGTGCCGCAGACCCGGCGCGGGCGGGGCCGCCCCGCCAAGTGGTTCGCCATCACCGACGCCGGGCGCAGCGCCTTCGTGCACGCCTACGACGACCTGGCGACCAGCGCGCTGCGGTTCATCGCCGACACGGCGGGCGAGCACGCGGTCGCCGAGTTCGCCCGGCGGCAGATCGCCGACCTGGAGCGGCGCTACCGGCCCGTCGTGCAGGACGCGCCGCCCCAGCAGCGGGTCCGCACGCTCGCCGAGGCGCTGTCGGGCGACGGCTACGCGGCCGCCGCCGCGAAGGCGCCCCAGCCGGGCGGCGGCGAGCAGTTGTGCCAGCACCACTGCCCGGTCGCGCACGTCGCCGCGGAGTTCCCGCAGCTGTGCGAGGCCGAGACCGAGGCGTTCAGCCGGCTGCTCGGCACCCCGGTGCAGCGGCTGGCCACGATCGCCCACGGCGACGGGATCTGCACCACCCACGTCAGCCCGGCCGACCTGTGCGCCGACCGGGCCCGGGATGACGACGACGCGACGTGA